A region of Clostridium acetobutylicum ATCC 824 DNA encodes the following proteins:
- a CDS encoding low molecular weight protein arginine phosphatase — MKILFVCTGNTCRSCMAEAMFNSMCNIDGIEAFSAGASAIHGSKTSLNSAVVVRENLGKDISNRKAIQLTTFLVDECDLVLTMTSLLSDVLRSQMEKNSNKIYSLSEYTGVEGDITDPYGRSVEIYRQTYKDIEKRLKILIKKLNEDRSI, encoded by the coding sequence ATGAAGATACTTTTTGTTTGTACTGGTAATACATGTAGAAGCTGTATGGCAGAAGCTATGTTTAATAGTATGTGTAATATAGATGGTATAGAAGCTTTTTCAGCAGGTGCATCTGCTATTCATGGAAGCAAAACTTCCTTAAATTCGGCTGTGGTAGTTAGGGAGAACTTAGGCAAAGATATATCAAATAGAAAGGCTATACAGTTGACTACTTTTTTAGTTGATGAATGTGATTTAGTTTTAACAATGACATCTTTATTAAGTGACGTGCTTAGAAGTCAAATGGAGAAGAACTCTAATAAGATATATTCATTAAGTGAATATACAGGTGTAGAGGGTGACATTACTGACCCATATGGTAGAAGTGTAGAGATCTACAGACAAACTTATAAAGACATTGAAAAGAGGCTAAAAATACTTATTAAAAAACTAAATGAAGATAGAAGTATTTAA
- a CDS encoding L-threonylcarbamoyladenylate synthase: MYTKIVNLNEDDVDEQILKEAGEFIKNGKLVVFPTETVYGLGANAEDGEATKKIFEAKGRPQDNPLIIHISDFEDVDKVVRNISDSARKLMREFWPGPMTLIMEKKSIISDVTSAGLTSVGVRMPSDKIARKLIKFSGVSIAAPSANLSGKPSPTDVERCIEDLNGKVDYIIGGNKCEYGLESTVIDCTVNPVCILRPGAITLEMVRKVDEKAYIDPAIMAKPEPSLKPKAPGMKYKHYAPKAPVKIIDGDLKKTIEKINEMVQNYIDDNKKVGIMATDETKNNYRNAIVISLGSRKDIYSIGRNLFETLRDFDDCGVDVILSEAFDEEGFGVAIMNRLNKSAGFDIINV; encoded by the coding sequence TTGTACACTAAAATAGTTAATTTAAATGAAGATGATGTAGATGAACAAATTCTAAAAGAAGCTGGTGAGTTCATAAAAAATGGCAAACTGGTAGTTTTTCCAACAGAGACTGTTTATGGTTTAGGTGCTAATGCAGAAGATGGAGAAGCTACAAAAAAAATATTTGAAGCAAAGGGTAGACCTCAAGATAATCCACTAATAATTCACATATCTGACTTTGAAGATGTTGATAAGGTAGTTCGGAATATTAGTGACAGTGCTAGAAAGCTTATGCGTGAATTTTGGCCAGGACCCATGACTTTAATAATGGAGAAAAAATCCATAATATCAGATGTAACTAGTGCAGGACTTACAAGTGTAGGCGTAAGAATGCCATCCGATAAAATTGCAAGAAAGCTTATAAAGTTTTCAGGAGTATCAATAGCAGCCCCATCTGCAAATTTATCAGGAAAACCAAGCCCAACAGATGTTGAAAGGTGCATAGAGGATTTAAATGGTAAAGTAGATTATATAATCGGAGGAAATAAGTGTGAATATGGATTAGAGTCTACGGTAATAGATTGTACAGTCAATCCAGTATGTATTCTAAGACCAGGGGCAATAACACTTGAGATGGTTAGAAAAGTAGATGAAAAGGCGTATATAGACCCGGCAATAATGGCTAAACCAGAACCTTCTCTTAAGCCGAAAGCACCTGGAATGAAATATAAACACTATGCTCCAAAAGCTCCAGTGAAAATAATAGATGGAGATTTGAAAAAAACTATTGAAAAAATTAACGAAATGGTGCAAAATTATATAGATGACAATAAAAAAGTTGGAATAATGGCAACTGATGAAACAAAGAATAATTATAGAAATGCTATTGTAATATCACTTGGAAGTAGAAAAGATATTTATTCTATAGGAAGAAATTTGTTTGAAACTCTAAGAGATTTTGATGATTGTGGTGTTGATGTTATACTTTCTGAAGCTTTTGACGAAGAAGGCTTTGGAGTTGCTATTATGAATAGGTTAAATAAGTCAGCTGGATTTGATATAATAAATGTTTAA
- the prfA gene encoding peptide chain release factor 1 gives MLERLEFIESKYDELSVKISDPSVMANQSEWQKLCKEHSEVENIVLKYREYKKAKEDLEADKEMLRDKIDAELKEMVEEEIKELEKSVVDYEEELRVMLLPKDPNDSKNVFVEIRGGTGGEEAALFAADLFRMYTRYAERQGWHTEVMSANETDIGGFKEIVFMVKGNGAYSRMKYESGTHRVQRVPNTESSGRIHTSAATVAVLPEVDDVDIEINPNDIRIDVFRASGHGGQCVNTTDSAVRITHLPTGIVVSCQDEKRQLKNKEKAMKVLRARLYEKAEAERNAGIAENRRNQVGSGDRSERIRTYNFPQGRITDHRIGLTIYKLEQFLDGDIDEVINGLITAEQAEKMKEMGNTKD, from the coding sequence ATGTTAGAAAGACTTGAATTCATAGAAAGTAAGTATGATGAACTATCTGTAAAGATAAGTGATCCATCAGTTATGGCTAATCAAAGTGAATGGCAAAAGTTATGTAAAGAACATTCGGAAGTTGAAAACATAGTTTTAAAATATAGAGAATACAAAAAGGCAAAGGAAGATCTTGAGGCAGATAAAGAGATGCTTAGGGACAAAATAGATGCTGAGCTTAAAGAAATGGTAGAGGAAGAAATTAAGGAATTAGAAAAGAGCGTTGTAGACTATGAAGAAGAACTTAGAGTAATGCTTCTACCTAAAGATCCAAATGATAGCAAGAATGTATTTGTTGAAATAAGAGGTGGAACTGGTGGAGAAGAAGCTGCACTTTTTGCCGCTGACTTATTTAGGATGTATACTAGATATGCAGAAAGACAAGGTTGGCATACAGAAGTTATGAGTGCTAACGAGACTGATATAGGTGGATTTAAAGAAATTGTATTCATGGTAAAGGGAAATGGAGCTTATAGCAGGATGAAGTATGAAAGTGGAACGCATAGAGTGCAAAGAGTTCCAAATACAGAATCAAGTGGAAGAATTCATACATCGGCTGCTACAGTTGCAGTACTTCCAGAAGTTGATGATGTTGATATAGAAATAAATCCTAACGACATTAGAATAGATGTATTTAGAGCTTCAGGACACGGTGGTCAGTGCGTAAATACTACAGATTCTGCTGTAAGAATAACACATCTTCCTACAGGTATTGTTGTTTCATGTCAGGATGAGAAAAGACAGCTTAAGAATAAAGAAAAAGCAATGAAGGTACTTAGAGCAAGACTTTATGAAAAAGCAGAAGCAGAGAGAAATGCGGGAATAGCTGAAAACAGAAGAAATCAGGTAGGAAGTGGAGATAGAAGTGAAAGAATTAGAACCTACAATTTTCCGCAGGGTAGAATAACAGACCATAGAATAGGACTTACAATATATAAACTTGAACAGTTCCTAGATGGAGATATAGACGAAGTTATAAATGGTCTTATAACGGCTGAACAAGCAGAGAAAATGAAAGAGATGGGAAATACAAAAGATTGA
- the prmC gene encoding peptide chain release factor N(5)-glutamine methyltransferase — protein sequence MKIKDALIKAYSVLKETNDEFYMEDSQILLSYVLKKDRIFLITNREYEIEENSLKQYFDYINMRKKKMPIRYITEKCEFMGLDFHVEKGVLIPRPDTEILVEAVLEYIELNNYKKVCDVCTGSGAIGLSIAKYAKDVEVLCSDISPDAIRVSKINRQGLNLEDRVKIENGDLLEKPIERGEKFDIVVSNPPYIREDEIPKLMDDVKDYEPIIALVGGEDGLDFYRRITSMSKKVLKPGGLIAYEIGSDEANEVSNILENEGFVSIETRKDFARMDRVVLAVRGGL from the coding sequence ATGAAAATAAAAGATGCACTTATTAAGGCGTACTCTGTTCTAAAAGAAACTAATGATGAGTTTTATATGGAAGATAGTCAAATTCTACTGTCATATGTGCTTAAAAAAGATAGAATATTTTTAATTACAAATAGAGAATATGAGATAGAGGAAAATAGCCTAAAGCAGTATTTTGATTATATAAATATGAGAAAGAAAAAAATGCCTATTAGATATATAACGGAAAAATGTGAGTTTATGGGACTTGATTTTCATGTTGAAAAGGGTGTTTTAATACCAAGGCCTGATACGGAAATTTTAGTAGAAGCGGTTTTAGAATATATAGAGCTTAATAATTACAAAAAAGTATGTGATGTTTGCACAGGAAGTGGGGCTATAGGGCTTTCCATAGCTAAATATGCAAAAGATGTAGAGGTACTGTGCAGTGATATATCTCCTGATGCAATTAGAGTCAGCAAAATAAATCGCCAAGGTTTAAATTTAGAGGACAGGGTAAAAATAGAGAATGGGGACTTACTTGAAAAACCTATAGAGAGAGGAGAAAAGTTTGATATTGTAGTATCAAATCCACCATATATAAGAGAGGATGAAATCCCAAAGCTTATGGATGATGTAAAAGACTACGAGCCAATAATTGCACTTGTAGGCGGAGAGGATGGACTTGATTTTTATAGAAGAATAACTTCTATGAGTAAAAAGGTTTTAAAACCAGGTGGACTTATTGCCTACGAAATAGGAAGTGACGAAGCAAATGAGGTCTCCAACATATTAGAAAATGAAGGATTTGTATCTATTGAAACAAGAAAGGATTTTGCAAGAATGGATAGAGTAGTTTTGGCCGTAAGAGGTGGATTGTAA
- a CDS encoding DUF1385 domain-containing protein, protein MSKKGTVGGQAVIEGVMMRGAKGIATAVRTLDGSIKVEFKDVIPYTKRNKFFGLPIVRGFVSLIESLVVGINTLNYSASFCEEGDEDEKPSNFDKWIEKILGDKANDLLIVFSLMVSLVFAVAVFFILPTFLANLFSRFSNNSVILNFFEGVIRVFIFIMYIFIIGKMGDIQRVFQYHGAEHKTVFCYEKEDELTPSKASKYSRFHPRCGTNFLFLVMIVSIIVFSFAKWNSLPERIIWRIILLPLVSGITYEIIKWMGKSESKVSKILSYPGLMLQRLTTREPSEDQLEVAIKALRVAEGIDYDEEEKSIEETDAQ, encoded by the coding sequence ATGAGTAAGAAAGGAACAGTCGGTGGCCAAGCAGTAATAGAAGGTGTTATGATGCGAGGTGCCAAGGGAATAGCTACGGCAGTTAGAACTCTTGATGGAAGTATTAAGGTGGAATTTAAAGATGTTATTCCATATACAAAGAGAAATAAGTTTTTTGGGTTGCCGATAGTAAGGGGATTTGTATCGCTTATTGAATCTTTGGTTGTAGGTATTAATACATTAAATTATTCAGCTTCTTTTTGTGAAGAAGGAGATGAAGATGAAAAACCTTCAAATTTTGATAAATGGATTGAAAAAATTTTGGGTGATAAGGCAAATGATCTTTTAATAGTATTTTCACTTATGGTATCACTTGTATTTGCAGTGGCGGTGTTTTTTATACTTCCCACTTTTTTAGCAAATTTATTTTCAAGGTTTAGCAATAATTCTGTGATATTAAACTTTTTTGAGGGTGTAATAAGAGTATTTATATTTATAATGTATATATTCATTATAGGTAAGATGGGGGATATTCAAAGGGTTTTTCAGTATCATGGTGCAGAACATAAAACCGTGTTTTGCTATGAGAAGGAGGATGAACTTACTCCATCAAAAGCTTCAAAGTATTCAAGATTTCATCCTAGATGTGGTACAAACTTTTTATTTTTAGTTATGATAGTAAGTATTATTGTTTTTTCATTTGCAAAGTGGAATTCTCTGCCAGAGAGAATAATATGGAGAATTATACTTCTTCCTCTTGTATCGGGAATTACATATGAAATTATAAAATGGATGGGAAAAAGCGAAAGTAAGGTTTCTAAAATACTATCTTATCCAGGACTAATGCTTCAAAGACTTACAACTAGAGAACCGTCGGAAGATCAACTAGAAGTCGCAATAAAAGCTTTAAGGGTTGCTGAAGGCATAGATTATGATGAAGAAGAAAAGTCTATAGAGGAGACAGATGCACAATGA
- a CDS encoding thymidine kinase → MYRPKDHGWVEVIVGPMYSGKSEELIRRIRRAKIAKQKIQVFKPEIDNRYSKEDVVSHMGEKEQAVAIKNSREILKYFEEDTEVIAIDEVQFFDDEIVEIVNKIAESGRRVICAGLDMDFRGKPFGPIPELMAIAEFVDKIQAICVVCGNPATRTQRLINGKPAFYDDPVVLIGAMESYEARCRKCHVVPQKKEV, encoded by the coding sequence ATGTACAGACCAAAGGACCACGGATGGGTTGAGGTTATTGTAGGACCAATGTATAGTGGGAAATCAGAAGAACTTATAAGAAGAATAAGAAGAGCTAAAATTGCAAAACAAAAAATTCAAGTTTTTAAACCTGAAATAGATAACAGATATAGTAAAGAAGATGTAGTTTCTCATATGGGAGAGAAGGAACAGGCAGTTGCAATTAAAAATAGTAGAGAAATATTAAAATATTTTGAGGAGGATACAGAGGTAATTGCAATCGATGAGGTACAGTTTTTTGACGATGAAATAGTAGAAATTGTAAATAAAATTGCGGAGAGTGGTAGAAGAGTAATTTGCGCTGGACTTGATATGGATTTTAGAGGTAAGCCATTTGGACCTATACCAGAGCTTATGGCTATTGCAGAATTTGTAGACAAGATTCAGGCAATATGCGTTGTATGTGGAAATCCAGCAACTAGAACGCAGAGGTTAATAAATGGAAAGCCAGCGTTTTATGATGATCCGGTGGTTTTGATAGGAGCAATGGAGTCTTATGAAGCAAGATGTAGGAAATGCCATGTTGTTCCACAAAAAAAAGAGGTGTAA
- the rpmE gene encoding 50S ribosomal protein L31: MQKDIQPEYHQDAVVKCACGNTFTTGSTKKELKVDICSKCHPFFTGQQKIVDVGGRVEKFRKKYNLSADK, from the coding sequence ATGCAAAAGGATATACAACCTGAATACCATCAAGATGCAGTTGTTAAATGTGCGTGCGGAAATACTTTCACAACAGGCTCAACTAAAAAAGAATTAAAAGTTGATATTTGCTCAAAATGTCATCCATTCTTTACAGGACAGCAAAAAATTGTTGATGTTGGTGGAAGAGTTGAGAAGTTCAGAAAAAAATACAACTTGTCAGCAGACAAATAA